CAGCAGGGCCATCTCGCGCTCGGTCAGCAGGCCACTCGCCGCCAGCGACTCAGGACTGCCCAGCAGGCGCCGGGCCTCGGTGATCGGCGTGGTGGAGGCAAAGATGCGGCCCAGCAGGCTGGTCAGTGGCGTCGACAGCTGGCGCAGCACGCTGGCCTCCTCGGCCTCGGTGGGGCGCAGGCGCGACAGGGCCTCGGCCTCTATGGCGCGGCGCATGCCTGTGCGGTAGCCCTCCAGGGGGTCGGCGGCGAAGACGTCGCGCAACATGGCGGCCAGATCAGCCTCTTCCAGGGTAAACGGCTGAGGCTCACGGCCCCGCAGCTCCACGACTTCACTCAGGCGCTGGCCCCGCAGGGCGACATTGAACCTGTTCCAGAGGTGGGTGCGGACCACATCCAGCATGCGGGCATCACCCAGCAGCTTGGCCTTGCGCCAGGCCAGGGCGCGGCGGGTATTGTCACGGTCGGTCAGCAGCAGACTCAGGGTACGGTCGGTGACCTCCAGCTTTTCCAGGCCCAGCAGCCCGGTGGCCCAGGCCTCGGGGGTGGTCACGACGACGCGCTCAATCCCCAGTTCAGGCAGGATACGCGCGGCGTAGGTCGCCAGGACCCGGTTGGGCATCAGGACCATGCAGGCCTCGGGGCGGGCGCGGTGAGGGCCCCGGTCCGCGTTCGTCATCCAGGCCAGGCGGTGAAAGCCGATGGTGGTTTTACCGGAACCCGCCGCCCCCTGAATAATGACGGGCACACCGGCTGGGGCGCGCATCGCCTCGTTTTGCTCGGGTTGCAGGGTTTCAACCACGTCACGCATGCCGGCCGTGCTGCCTTCTTGCAAGCGGCGCAGCAGCACTTCTTCTCGTCCGCCCGTGTCTCCGCCCTGCTCGTCGTCATACAGGTCAGTGACGCGCAGCAGCGCCTTGGCGTGAATGTCCAGCTGTCGGCGCCGCTTGATGACCCCGGCGCTGCCCCTCCGCGGCGTCCAGCCCAGCGCCTGCGAGTAAAACAGGCTGCCGACCTCGCTGTCCCAGCTGACCACCGAATAGGGCCCCTTCACGTCACGGAAGCCGTGTTTGCCGATATAGAGGGTCTGTTCGCGCCCAGCCACCCGCACCTTCAGGCTGCCAAAGTACGGCTGATGCACATGCGGCGAGAGCATGGCGGCAAATTCCTCGGCCTGGTCGCCCAGGATGATGCTGGTTTCCAGGTCGGCGCCCATCTGACGGTCGCGGTCTTCCCAGAATTCAATCTGGCGCAGCATGGCGCCGACAGTTGAGGAGAGGTGCTGAGTTTCAAGTTCAAAATCCGGGTGGGTTTCCGGACGTGATTCCGCAACAGGCATAACGTACAGAATACGGGAGGTTGGGGAAATTTGAGGCGCCGCCTGGAAGGGGTATCAAACAAGCGAGGCGGCCAGTACGGACCGCCCCACCCCAAGCGCAGGAGTTACTTGGTGGCTTTTGTCTCGCTGGTTGCGACCGTGATGTAGGCCCGCTGGGGCTTCTTGTCTACCATAAAGGACAGGCGGACATAGGCCAGGTCGCCGGACAGCATCTCTTTGAGTTCACGGCTCATTTCACTGTCGCGCAGCCAGTCGGCGGCTTCCGGGCTGAGTGATTCAGGTGTGTAACTGGCGTCCACACTGACCTTGTAGGTCAGGCGAAATTGTTCGCTGTAACGGACGTTGACCGAGTCGCCCACCACTTTGGTGTTGTTCACGATTCGCCCGATTTCCGCTTTGATCAGGACCACGCTGATGCCCTTGGGGGCGTCAACAGCGGTCAGCTTGAGCCAGGACGCATCACGGTAAGCGTTGGGGACTTTGTCGTTCGGGCCGCGTACCGCATTGAAATTGAGATCGATCCCGTCAAAGTAGGTGTCCAGTTCGTTGTCATCCTCGAAGATGCTGCGGCTGTAAGGCACTTGCACAAACATCGTCCGGCCGGGCTGCACCTTGACGGGGCTCAGTGCATCGGTCTGTTCCAGAGGAAAATCAAATTGCTCGCCGCGCTGAATCGCCGTGCAGGCACTCAGGCTGAGGGCAAGAAGGGAAGCGGCCAAAAGGGTCGTTTTCTGCATAGCGTGCGCAGGTTAACAGAGTTCATGCCACGCTCATGCCACACATGTGGCGGAGGTGCGCCTCAGCCAGAGGGCCTAATGTGCCTAGACTTGACCCCCTCCCCCCTGCTGCCGCAGACTTGGGAAGCGTTGAGCCGCAGGAGTAACGCGAAAGGCCCCCAACGAGCGAGCCTGAGACGGTGAGAGTCAGGCAGGGCGAGGCGCGCGTGAAAGGCAGCGGGGAGCACCACAACACAAAAGTGCCGGCCTGACCACAGACAGTGGTGACCGGAACTGGGGTGGAACCGCGCGGCCTGAGCTGCGTCCCCAGACGAGCGAGGAAAGCGCCCGCCGTCTGGGGACCTTCTTGTTGCTCACAGGAGACCGCACATGCCCGCAACATCCATGGAAGAACTCGTCAGCTTGTGTAAGCGCCGGGGCTTTATTTTTCAGGGGTCCGAGATTTACGGCGGCCTGCAGGGCTTCTACGACTACGGCCCCCTGGGCGTCGAGCTGAAAAACAACATCAAGGCCGCGTGGTGGCGTTCTAACGTCTACGAGCGCGACGACATGGAAGGCCTGGACGCCAGCATCATCATGCACCGGCAGGTCCTGCGCCACAGCGGCCACGAAGCCACCTTCAGTGACCCGATGGTGGACAACAAGAAGACCAACAAGCGCTACCGCCTGGACCATCTGGTGAAAGACCAAAAGGCCGATGTGGTGGCGAAAGTAGCTGAGGGCATCGGCGCGGACGCCAGCAACTTTCCGGCGGTGATCGCGGCGCTGAACGCCAACCCCTCGCAGGCCAGCGAAGCCCTGCGGGCGGCGGGCGTGCGTGACCCCTTTTCCGGCGAGGTGGGCGAGTGGACCGAACCCAAGCCCTTTAACATGATGTTCAAGACGACCATCGGGCCAGTGGCCGATGACGACTCTTACGGCTATCTGCGCCCAGAAACGGCCCAGGGCATCTTTACCAACTTCAAGAACGTCGTGGATTCCACCAGCCGCCGCCTGCCCTTTGGCATCGCGCAGATCGGCAAGGCCTTTCGCAACGAGATCACGCCGCGCAACTTCATCTTCCGCGTGCGCGAGCTGGAGCAAATGGAAATCGAGTTCTTCTGTGCTCCGGGGACGGATGAAGAGTGGCACCAGCACTGGCTGGACCGGCGCCTGGCCTGGTGGGAAGCGCAGGGCGTGCCGCGCAGCAAAATTGAGATTCTGGATGTCCCCAAAGAGGATCTGGCGCACTACTCCAAGCGCACCTACGACCTGATGTACGACTACCCCACGCTGGGCCATGAGGAAATTGAAGGCATTGCCAACCGCAGCGACTACGACCTGGGCAGCCACACCAAAAACCAGGCCGAGCTGGGGCTGGTGGCCAGGGTTGAGGAAAACCTCGACAGTGTCGCCAAATTGACCATTCCTCACCCAGAGACGAATAAGCCAGTGGTGCCGTTCGTGATTGAGCCCAGTGCTGGGGTGGACCGCGCCCTGCTGGCGGTGCTGAGCGAGGCATTTACCAAAGAGACGCTGGACAACGGCAACGAGCGCATCGTGCTGAAGCTGAAACCCCACCTGGCGCCCATCAAGGTGGCGGTCATTCCGCTGGCCCGCAACAAACCCGAGCTGGTGGACCTGGCCCGCCGTATCAAGAGCGAGTTGCAGGGGCTGGGCTTGGGCCGCATCCTGCTGGAAGACAGCGGCAATATCGGCAAGGCGTACCGCCGCCACGACGAGGTGGGCACGCCCTACTGCGTCACCGTGGACTTTGACACGGTGGGCAAGGGTGAAGACGCGGCCCTGACCGACACCGTGACCGTGCGCGACCGCGACACCCTGGCCCAGGAACGGGTGAAGATCAGCGACCTCAGCGCCCACCTGCAAGGCAAACTGCGGTGAGTCTGCCCGAGGAGAGGTTTCTGCCGGTCCTGCGCAGTCTGGAACTGGCGGTGCTGGGCGTGTACGGCGAACACCCCGACCTGACCGACGCCCAGGTCGACAGCGCCTACGAGGAACTGGCGCGGCGCTACCGGGCCGAGGCCACCAACTTTCCTTTCAAGCCAGGCAAGCTCGACGGCCTGCGCGCCGAGGTTCACGACGCCGCGCTGCGCAACTTGACCCTGATGCTCGACCATCTGGGCGAGGCTGGCCGCCCAGGTGCCGAGGACCTGCGCCAGTGCCTGAACCGGCTGCGGGCCAGCGTCCGGCTCTGGACCCGCGAGGCTGGGCGGCAGGGTTACCTGAAGTTTCTTGACCGCGAATTGAACGGTGAGGTTCTAGACGACGACGACGAGGCTCACTGACCCCCTCGGCCCCCGCCAGAAGCGGGGGTTCTTCGTTGTGAAATCCAGTAGCTCCATCCATGGTTTAGCGGCGCTGTCCCTCTAGAAGCCTGAGAGGAACACCACACCAAAGCCAAGCCTGACGCTGTCAATGCGGCAAATAGCGGTTTTGGTGCAGACGCGCAGCCCTACAGATCCACTCGGTCTAGAGCCACCTGGGCATGATTCCAGGTGGCTCTGAATGCTGGTCTCTCGTTATGCCTCTCTGGATCTCCAGGAACGGCCAGTCTCCTTGCCTTTCTGAACGCTTCTTCATCCAAGTGAAGAAAGGTTGTCAGCTCCTGACACCTGTTAATCACGCGTGTATCACGGCCAGTTGGTTCCAGAACGCCACAGTAGGAAGCACAAGGAGGAGACATGACAGGCAACAAGAACAGCACAGCCACGACCCCCAGAAGGCGCGGATTTGCAAGCATGGACCCGGACCGGCAGCGCACCATTGCCGCCGCAGGAGGCCGCGCGGCCCACGCAAGCGGCAACGCCCACCGCTTCACCAGCGAAGAAGCGCGCGCCGCTGGCCGCAAGGGTGGTCAGGCCTCGCCCCGCACTGGGGTGAGGCGCTAAAAGGGCACAGGCATAAACTACTGACCTTGCCTGTACCACTCCCCAGGGGAGGCGTCCACCCTGTTCAAAACGGACGCGCGAGCGGGTTGGGCGGTTCAAACCCGGCCACCTGTACCTGTCAGGGCGTCAAGATGATGCCCTGATCCAATTTTTACCCTTTGGGGTCAGCAACAAAAGACGATTTTTCCCGGACCAGACATTCCCGTAAGTTTTCTTGGCACACCTCAGAGCCTTTGAGGAATACCCACGCAAAGCGCTGAAACGAGTAAAACGACTCTCTACCAAGAGACAGCATTTGCAGTGAAAGTATTGGTGGCGCTCTCCTGACCGCAGTGCAGCGGAAGCCCGCTGTTTGTGGCCCCCATTCCCAGCGTCCTGCCGCGTTCGCCCCGCCGCAGCCCCGCCCGAGGCCCTCATGGTGTTGCCGTCTCTTTCTCCCCGCGTCTATCTTCAGCGCCACCTGTATACCCTCCTGGCCCCGCTGCCCTTTCTGACCCTGCTGCTGGGCGCACTAGAAGGCACCCACAACAATGTCCCCCATGCCCTGACCTTTCTGGCGCTGCTGGGTCTTGCTGCTACCTTTAATGGACGTCGCCAGGGCCTGGGCACAGTGTTTTTTCTGCTCGGCATGCCCCTGTGGCTGCTGTGGTTTATCGGCTCACCCGGCTTTGGCGGCACCTTCCTGAACTCTGTGACCGGGTACGGCACCGTGCTGATTCTGACAGCGGTGGCCAGCGCCCTCTGGTTCCCGGCGCGCGGGGTGGCCCTGTTCGTGGCGTACAGCACGCTGGCCGGCGGCGTGGGCTTGTCGCTCACACCTTTTGGCTGGCTGGGCCTGTCATGGTTTGTGGCGGTCGCCCTGCTGGTGGGCGGCACCCTGACCTGGCTGCTGGGCTGCACCGACCAGATGGTGGCGCAACTGGGTCAGGCGGCGCGGGCCGACGCCCTGACGGGTCTGGGCAACCGGCGCGCCTTTGAAGAAACCTTGCAGGCGCTGTGGACCAGCCACGCCAGTCGGCTGGCCCTGGCCATCATTGACGTGGACGGCCTGAAACTGGTGAACGATGAACAGGGCCACGGGGCCGGCGACGAGGTGCTGCGGCTGTTCGCCCAGGCGCTGCTGCTATGCGTACCGGCGGCGCACAGCCTGTTCCGCATTGGCGGGGACGAATACGTGGTCTTGAGCCTGACGGGCGACGCCGCCCTGCTGCGCGCCGAGCTTGTGGCTGCTGCCGAACAGATAGGACGCCGGGTGCCTGGGGTCGGAGCCAGTGTGGGCCTGGCCTGCGGTCACGAGTGCGCGGGGCCAGAAGGGCTGCTGCGCCTGGCCGATGAGCGTATGTACCGCCAGAAACGTCTCAAGAAGACGGCCCGGCCACGCCGGGACAGGCCAGGCGCCGTGGGCGGCCCTCTGCCGGACCCAGCGGTGCTCAAACCCACCGTGGTCAAGCTATAACCGATTAAGCAGGAGAGGTGCGAAGTTCGGCGCTCAACAGTGTCCACAGCGTTGAAGGAACTGCCTGCGGTGCCAGGTGCCCTGTCATGACCAGATGGGCCAGCCCATGCACGGCCCCCCACAGACCCTGCGCCAGGTCCTCGGGGTGGGCCGTCAACAGCTCACCGCTCGCCTGGGCCTCGGCCAGGATGTGGCCCAGCAGCGCCTGATTGCGTTTGATCAGCGGGGCCAGCGGCGAGACGCCTGGGCCTGGGGGACACACCTGGGGATCAAAGATGAGGGTAAAGGCGTGGGGGTGCCGGGCGGCGTAGCCCACGTAAGCTTCGCCCAGCGCAACCAACTGTTGTAGGGGCGTGCCCTGTGCGGCGACCGCCTGCGCCTGCGCCGTCACGAACTCGGTCATGCACACCTCGCCCAGGGCCAGCAGCAGAGCGTGGCGGTCGCTGAAGTGGTGATACGGCGCGGCGTGGCTGACTCCGGCGTGCCGGGCCACCTCCCGCAGGCTCAGCTCGGCTGCCGGCCGCTCCTCCAGCAGGGCGCGGGCGGCTGTCAGCAAGGTGTCGCGCAGCAGGCCGTGATGATAGGGCCGGGCCGATTCACGCGAACTTGACATTGTCAATATGATGCCGCACGCTGAGACCAACTCAAACTTGACACTGTCAAGATTTTTCAAGGGCCGTGTCTGCGGCCTGGAGGCCTTATGTCAACCCTGGTCATCAACGCCCACCCCAACCCCGAGAGTTTTTGCCGCGCCCTGGCGGAAAGCTACGCTGAGGGTGCTGGTGGCGCTGGTGCGGTGGGCCTCCTGCATCTGGCCGACCTGCACTTTGACCCTGTTCTGCACCGTGGCTACCAGGGCGCGCAGCCGCTGGAGCCGGACTTGGTTCGGGCGCAGGCCCTCGTGCAGGCCAGTACGCACCTGTGCGTGGTCTATCCCGTCTGGTGGGGCGCGCCCCCCGCACTGCTCAAGAGCTTTGTAGAGCGAACTTTCTTACCGGGGTTTGCCTTCCAGTACCGGGGCCGGGCCCTGCCGGACCAGTTGCTGCGGGGCCGCAGCGCCCGCCTGCTGGTGACCAGCGACTCACCGGCCTGGTATCTCCAGCTGACCGGGGACAGCGCCGTGCGCAGCGTCAAGACCCACACCCTGGGTTTCAGCGGATTCCGGCCTGTGCGGACCACGCGCTTTGGACCCATACGGACCAGCACGCCGGCCCAGCGCGAACGCTGGCTGCGACAGGCCGCCCAATTAGCCGCGCAGGATCAGCGCAGCAGGGGCGTCAGCCAGGCGCCAATCCAGCGCGCCACCTGATCGCCCCGCGCTGTGGTGATGTCCAGGTGCGCGGCCCCTCCCAGCGTGTGGGTGGTCAGTACCGCTTTGGTAGTGTGGGCGTAGTCACGGAACATAGTTTCGGTGGTCACCCCCTGCTCGGCGGCGATGCCCAGCACCGGCAGATTCAGCGCCGCCATGTGCCATACCGGCAGCGTCTTTTCAAAGGGGGTCCCGCGCGTGCCCGTGCGGGCAGCGGCCAGATCCAGGCTCAGGCGGTTGGGAAAATACCACTCGGCGTAGTCGGTCTGCGGCGTGATGTAGCGGCGCACAAAATCGGCGGCGTCGGTGGGCGCGGCCGGGTCGGACTGCCAGCCCACCGGCTGCCGGGGGTCCTGGGGCCCCGCAATCCAGTGGCTGTCGCGGCCACCCAGGGCCAGGGTCGGCAGGTTGGTGGCCTCGGTGGCGTTGGTGGCCTTGCCGGTCTTGAGGGTCATGAAGGGCAGCAGAGCGTACCGCTGCTCTAACTGGCTCAGGGCGGCGGCCAGGTTGGTGGCGCGGTAGGGGGTCAGGCCGCCGGCCGGCGCCGCGCCTGCCGGATTCAGGGCCGCCAGCCGGGCCTGCGCGGCGCCCCGGCTGGCCAGGCGCGGGCTAAAAAACACCGCGTCCACATACGGCGAGCGCGCCAGCCCCTTCAGACCCGGCAGCGGTCCAATAGGATTGGCGCCGCCCTGCTGGTAGGCGTCGGCAGTCATGGCCTTGCCGCTCATGAGGCCAGGGAGGCCGTCGAGCATAACCAGGCCGCGCACATCCCGCGCACCGGGCACGCCGCCAAAGTCGTAGGCCGCGTAGGTGCCTGCCAGCGTGCCCCCCATCGAGTGCCCACCCAGAAACACATTGGAGGTCAGCGCCCGCGCGGCCTGCACAGCGGCGCGCCAGTCTTTCAGGGTCACGTCCAGACCCCAGTGCTGCATATAGGCCACGGTACCGGGCGCGCGCACAGGCAGGCCTTCTTTGACCAACTGTGCCAGCCTGTCCGGCGTGGCTTTCAGAATGGCGGCGTGGTCCTCCAGCAGGTTGGCGCGGCGGTCCACGGCCCACACCGCCACCCCAGGATTCAGGGCCACGATTTGCCGGGCCAGGCGGTCAAAACTACCCGCTCCCCCCAGAAACCCTGGCATCAGCAGCAGCACCGCACGGGGCCGGACTGGCCCGTAGCGCACCGTGATGCTGGCGTTGAGGGAGGTGGGAGTCTCAGGGGCGACGGCGCCCGGCTGAACCACA
Above is a genomic segment from Deinococcus betulae containing:
- a CDS encoding alpha/beta hydrolase, yielding MRRVFPLFLSLVMAQASAAPSEATLSAVPVTRVVQPGAVAPETPTSLNASITVRYGPVRPRAVLLLMPGFLGGAGSFDRLARQIVALNPGVAVWAVDRRANLLEDHAAILKATPDRLAQLVKEGLPVRAPGTVAYMQHWGLDVTLKDWRAAVQAARALTSNVFLGGHSMGGTLAGTYAAYDFGGVPGARDVRGLVMLDGLPGLMSGKAMTADAYQQGGANPIGPLPGLKGLARSPYVDAVFFSPRLASRGAAQARLAALNPAGAAPAGGLTPYRATNLAAALSQLEQRYALLPFMTLKTGKATNATEATNLPTLALGGRDSHWIAGPQDPRQPVGWQSDPAAPTDAADFVRRYITPQTDYAEWYFPNRLSLDLAAARTGTRGTPFEKTLPVWHMAALNLPVLGIAAEQGVTTETMFRDYAHTTKAVLTTHTLGGAAHLDITTARGDQVARWIGAWLTPLLR
- a CDS encoding KGG domain-containing protein gives rise to the protein MTGNKNSTATTPRRRGFASMDPDRQRTIAAAGGRAAHASGNAHRFTSEEARAAGRKGGQASPRTGVRR
- a CDS encoding GGDEF domain-containing protein, giving the protein MVLPSLSPRVYLQRHLYTLLAPLPFLTLLLGALEGTHNNVPHALTFLALLGLAATFNGRRQGLGTVFFLLGMPLWLLWFIGSPGFGGTFLNSVTGYGTVLILTAVASALWFPARGVALFVAYSTLAGGVGLSLTPFGWLGLSWFVAVALLVGGTLTWLLGCTDQMVAQLGQAARADALTGLGNRRAFEETLQALWTSHASRLALAIIDVDGLKLVNDEQGHGAGDEVLRLFAQALLLCVPAAHSLFRIGGDEYVVLSLTGDAALLRAELVAAAEQIGRRVPGVGASVGLACGHECAGPEGLLRLADERMYRQKRLKKTARPRRDRPGAVGGPLPDPAVLKPTVVKL
- a CDS encoding HelD family protein, whose amino-acid sequence is MPVAESRPETHPDFELETQHLSSTVGAMLRQIEFWEDRDRQMGADLETSIILGDQAEEFAAMLSPHVHQPYFGSLKVRVAGREQTLYIGKHGFRDVKGPYSVVSWDSEVGSLFYSQALGWTPRRGSAGVIKRRRQLDIHAKALLRVTDLYDDEQGGDTGGREEVLLRRLQEGSTAGMRDVVETLQPEQNEAMRAPAGVPVIIQGAAGSGKTTIGFHRLAWMTNADRGPHRARPEACMVLMPNRVLATYAARILPELGIERVVVTTPEAWATGLLGLEKLEVTDRTLSLLLTDRDNTRRALAWRKAKLLGDARMLDVVRTHLWNRFNVALRGQRLSEVVELRGREPQPFTLEEADLAAMLRDVFAADPLEGYRTGMRRAIEAEALSRLRPTEAEEASVLRQLSTPLTSLLGRIFASTTPITEARRLLGSPESLAASGLLTEREMALLGTDPLSGIPTPRRAHADVTELPLMLAVQAFTGGIGRLDGRTLEVFDHVVLDEAQDYSPLLYALLGRATRPGHITALGDLNQGMHGYKGPSSWEAVQAQLPGAEVRTLGRTYRSTRQITDLGARIAATYNRAAAVQGVDRDGAEVQRYTAPAGSPHGELPLLAQAVKDAQQAGHTNIAIVTRRGVDADRLAEALREFDTDAQPITTQEHRFRGGLVILPVNLAKGLEFSAAIVASANAETYDESTEYERRLLYVSASRALHWLALVSVGDLHPLVA
- a CDS encoding glycine--tRNA ligase — encoded protein: MPATSMEELVSLCKRRGFIFQGSEIYGGLQGFYDYGPLGVELKNNIKAAWWRSNVYERDDMEGLDASIIMHRQVLRHSGHEATFSDPMVDNKKTNKRYRLDHLVKDQKADVVAKVAEGIGADASNFPAVIAALNANPSQASEALRAAGVRDPFSGEVGEWTEPKPFNMMFKTTIGPVADDDSYGYLRPETAQGIFTNFKNVVDSTSRRLPFGIAQIGKAFRNEITPRNFIFRVRELEQMEIEFFCAPGTDEEWHQHWLDRRLAWWEAQGVPRSKIEILDVPKEDLAHYSKRTYDLMYDYPTLGHEEIEGIANRSDYDLGSHTKNQAELGLVARVEENLDSVAKLTIPHPETNKPVVPFVIEPSAGVDRALLAVLSEAFTKETLDNGNERIVLKLKPHLAPIKVAVIPLARNKPELVDLARRIKSELQGLGLGRILLEDSGNIGKAYRRHDEVGTPYCVTVDFDTVGKGEDAALTDTVTVRDRDTLAQERVKISDLSAHLQGKLR
- a CDS encoding NAD(P)H-dependent oxidoreductase; translated protein: MSTLVINAHPNPESFCRALAESYAEGAGGAGAVGLLHLADLHFDPVLHRGYQGAQPLEPDLVRAQALVQASTHLCVVYPVWWGAPPALLKSFVERTFLPGFAFQYRGRALPDQLLRGRSARLLVTSDSPAWYLQLTGDSAVRSVKTHTLGFSGFRPVRTTRFGPIRTSTPAQRERWLRQAAQLAAQDQRSRGVSQAPIQRAT
- a CDS encoding TetR/AcrR family transcriptional regulator — encoded protein: MSSSRESARPYHHGLLRDTLLTAARALLEERPAAELSLREVARHAGVSHAAPYHHFSDRHALLLALGEVCMTEFVTAQAQAVAAQGTPLQQLVALGEAYVGYAARHPHAFTLIFDPQVCPPGPGVSPLAPLIKRNQALLGHILAEAQASGELLTAHPEDLAQGLWGAVHGLAHLVMTGHLAPQAVPSTLWTLLSAELRTSPA